A single Nocardioides bizhenqiangii DNA region contains:
- a CDS encoding SseB family protein, whose amino-acid sequence MRGPDATGGTMGSVTDRHPKQRLIQGSPYVDDDGSADPALRASLRAYADGSAEYPEVLAALAGARLLVPVVALIGEVEHDAAGLAHDKSSDMATVLLTAPDGRQALLAFSGADSMRTWDPDARPVPVAAALAAATAVQEGADALVVDVGREHALTVAGEDLRRLATGGRPVRLPDDGWAWALADPGIRPPGNNSGNILR is encoded by the coding sequence ATGCGGGGACCCGACGCGACCGGTGGGACGATGGGCAGCGTGACCGACCGGCACCCGAAGCAGCGGCTCATCCAGGGCTCGCCGTACGTCGACGACGACGGCTCGGCCGACCCCGCTCTGCGGGCCTCGCTCCGCGCGTACGCCGACGGTTCCGCGGAGTATCCCGAGGTGCTGGCGGCGCTGGCCGGTGCCCGGCTACTCGTCCCCGTGGTCGCTCTGATCGGCGAGGTGGAGCACGACGCCGCGGGGCTGGCGCACGACAAGTCCAGTGACATGGCGACGGTCCTGCTGACGGCGCCCGACGGACGGCAGGCGCTGCTCGCGTTCTCCGGCGCCGACTCGATGCGGACCTGGGACCCGGACGCCCGCCCAGTGCCGGTCGCGGCTGCCCTCGCCGCCGCGACGGCGGTGCAGGAAGGCGCCGACGCGCTGGTGGTGGACGTCGGGAGGGAGCACGCACTCACGGTCGCCGGTGAGGACCTGCGTCGCCTCGCGACCGGAGGACGCCCGGTGCGGCTGCCCGACGATGGCTGGGCGTGGGCGCTGGCCGATCCCGGGATTCGCCCGCCGGGGAACAACTCGGGTAACATCCTGCGTTGA
- a CDS encoding alanine racemase, with amino-acid sequence MPSDSIARNRLAARLDAAVRDHDAPLPTPVFVVDLDAFDANAADLVERAAGKPVRVASKSLRVPALIRRALSHQGFRGILAYTLAEALWLEEKVLGDDGDIVVAYPTVDRAALASLVASPRAASRITLMIDDVAHLDAVDAVRASTAVPVRVAIDIDAGLIVGGRHVGPKRSPLYDAPDVVALARTVIDRPGFQLAGVMTYEGQVAGVPDAVPHQRARSLVVRRLKDASVSQLRARRAAIADALREVTEVGFWNAGGSGSLETSTADPVVTELSAGSGLLVPALFDHYQAFDPRPAAFFGLPVTRRPSPEIATVHGGGFIASGTAANDRLPVPWAPAGLHLTGVEGAGEVQTPLTGHPAALLQIGDLVWFRPAKSGEPFEHATTAHLVSGDHIVDSVPTYRGHGLAF; translated from the coding sequence ATGCCGTCCGACTCCATCGCGCGCAACCGGCTGGCGGCACGGCTCGACGCGGCGGTGCGTGACCACGACGCACCGCTGCCGACGCCGGTGTTCGTCGTCGACCTCGACGCCTTCGACGCGAACGCGGCGGACCTCGTCGAGCGGGCGGCCGGCAAGCCGGTCAGGGTCGCGTCGAAGTCGCTGCGGGTCCCGGCGCTGATCCGGCGCGCGCTGTCGCACCAGGGCTTCCGCGGGATCCTCGCCTACACCCTCGCCGAAGCTCTCTGGCTCGAGGAGAAGGTCCTCGGCGACGACGGCGACATCGTGGTGGCCTACCCGACCGTCGACCGGGCCGCACTGGCATCGTTGGTCGCGTCCCCACGCGCCGCGTCGCGGATCACGCTGATGATCGACGACGTCGCGCACCTCGACGCCGTCGACGCCGTCCGCGCGTCGACCGCGGTGCCGGTGCGGGTCGCCATCGACATCGACGCCGGACTGATCGTCGGTGGCCGGCACGTGGGTCCCAAGCGGTCACCCTTGTACGACGCACCGGACGTGGTCGCGCTCGCTCGCACGGTGATCGACCGGCCGGGCTTCCAGCTCGCGGGCGTGATGACCTACGAGGGACAGGTCGCCGGAGTGCCGGACGCGGTGCCGCACCAGCGCGCGCGGTCGCTCGTCGTACGACGTCTCAAGGACGCCTCCGTCTCCCAGCTGCGGGCGCGCCGCGCCGCCATCGCCGATGCGCTGCGCGAGGTCACCGAGGTGGGGTTCTGGAACGCCGGCGGCTCGGGCTCGCTCGAGACGTCGACCGCCGACCCCGTGGTCACGGAGCTCTCCGCGGGCTCCGGACTGCTGGTCCCGGCGCTCTTCGACCACTACCAGGCCTTCGACCCGCGGCCCGCGGCGTTCTTCGGGCTCCCGGTGACCCGCCGTCCGTCACCCGAGATCGCCACCGTGCACGGCGGTGGCTTCATCGCGAGCGGCACCGCCGCGAACGACCGGCTGCCGGTGCCGTGGGCGCCGGCCGGCCTCCACCTCACCGGCGTCGAAGGTGCCGGCGAGGTGCAGACGCCGCTCACCGGCCACCCGGCGGCGCTGCTGCAGATCGGCGACCTGGTGTGGTTCCGCCCCGCCAAGTCGGGCGAGCCGTTCGAGCACGCGACGACCGCGCACCTGGTCTCCGGGGATCACATCGTCGACAGCGTGCCGACCTACCGTGGCCACGGCCTTGCTTTCTGA
- a CDS encoding sensor histidine kinase, whose product MPHDALDALPDGVVLAGPDGRVLVTNTVARRMLGITEDLTGMPLMAVLALSDHDGNGWVESNAPYAGLPSRTAVPEQSWLLPDGTEVLVAARLHRKERGGPVETVAVSLRSGRGRARLDRERSDLVATVAHELRSPLTGVRGFVHALLNRWDKLNDEQKKLMLNTVAADADRLSRLIAELLDVARIDTGRLQMHTRPCDVVVLCERVVASVQQATSRRIDLEVHEVPKVAADPDKVSQVVTNLVENAVRHGEGDVAVTVAPDPADPSFVAISVVDEGEGIPEKLRQRVFTKFWTASSGGGSGLGLYIVNGLVRAHGGTVMIDDRPGGGASVTVTWPVHAG is encoded by the coding sequence ATGCCGCACGACGCCCTCGACGCGCTGCCCGACGGCGTCGTGCTTGCGGGTCCCGACGGCAGGGTGCTGGTCACGAACACCGTGGCGCGGAGGATGCTCGGCATCACCGAGGACCTGACCGGGATGCCGCTGATGGCGGTGCTGGCGCTCAGCGACCACGACGGCAACGGCTGGGTGGAGAGCAACGCCCCTTACGCGGGACTGCCGAGCCGGACCGCCGTGCCCGAGCAGTCCTGGCTGCTGCCCGACGGCACCGAGGTCCTGGTCGCGGCGCGGCTGCACCGCAAGGAGCGTGGTGGCCCGGTGGAGACCGTCGCCGTCAGTCTCCGCTCCGGGCGCGGCCGGGCCCGGCTCGACCGGGAACGGTCGGACCTGGTCGCCACCGTCGCCCACGAGCTCCGCTCACCGCTCACCGGCGTCCGCGGCTTCGTCCACGCGCTCCTCAACCGCTGGGACAAGCTGAACGACGAGCAGAAGAAGCTGATGCTCAACACCGTCGCCGCCGACGCCGACCGGCTCAGCCGGCTGATCGCGGAGCTGCTCGACGTGGCGCGGATCGACACGGGGCGGCTCCAGATGCACACGCGACCCTGCGACGTCGTGGTGCTGTGCGAGCGAGTCGTCGCGTCCGTCCAGCAGGCCACGTCGCGGCGGATCGACCTCGAGGTCCACGAGGTACCCAAGGTGGCCGCGGACCCCGACAAGGTCTCCCAGGTCGTCACCAACCTGGTGGAGAACGCCGTCCGTCACGGCGAGGGCGACGTCGCGGTCACCGTCGCACCCGACCCGGCCGACCCGTCGTTCGTCGCGATCTCGGTGGTCGACGAGGGGGAGGGCATCCCGGAGAAGCTGCGGCAGCGGGTGTTCACGAAGTTCTGGACGGCGAGCTCGGGAGGCGGCTCCGGGCTCGGCCTCTACATCGTCAACGGCCTGGTCCGGGCCCACGGCGGCACCGTCATGATCGACGACCGACCGGGCGGGGGCGCGTCTGTCACCGTCACCTGGCCCGTCCACGCGGGATAG
- the rpmI gene encoding 50S ribosomal protein L35 encodes MPKNKTHSGASKRFRVTGSGKILREKAGKRHNLEKKSSKVTRRMTGTTEVAKNDVPRAKKMLGL; translated from the coding sequence ATGCCGAAGAACAAGACGCACTCCGGTGCCAGCAAGCGGTTCCGGGTCACCGGCAGCGGCAAGATCCTGCGGGAGAAGGCCGGCAAGCGCCACAACCTGGAGAAGAAGTCCTCCAAGGTGACCCGCCGCATGACCGGCACCACCGAGGTCGCCAAGAACGACGTCCCGCGCGCGAAGAAGATGCTCGGTCTCTGA
- the infC gene encoding translation initiation factor IF-3, whose amino-acid sequence MGPNGETVGIVPTDQALKLAQEADLDLVEIAPMGKPPVCKLMDYGKFKYENAQKAREARRNQTNVIIKEMKLRPKIDQHDYETKKGHVVRFLKAGDKVKITIMFRGREQHRPELGFRLLQKLAEDVEELGFVESSPKQDGRNMIMVLGPNKKKAEAKAEVKAAKQEAAAERDAEKAAEHAERVSHQPATHRKPKRANEALDPDMDV is encoded by the coding sequence GTGGGACCCAACGGCGAGACCGTCGGGATCGTCCCGACCGACCAGGCACTCAAGCTGGCCCAGGAGGCCGACCTGGATCTCGTCGAGATCGCTCCGATGGGCAAGCCGCCCGTCTGCAAGCTCATGGACTACGGGAAGTTCAAGTACGAGAACGCCCAGAAGGCCCGTGAGGCGCGACGGAACCAGACCAACGTCATCATCAAGGAGATGAAGCTCCGGCCGAAGATCGACCAGCACGACTACGAGACCAAGAAGGGTCACGTCGTGCGGTTCCTCAAGGCGGGCGACAAGGTCAAGATCACGATCATGTTCCGCGGCCGCGAGCAGCACCGCCCCGAGCTCGGGTTCCGGCTGCTGCAGAAGCTCGCGGAAGACGTCGAGGAGCTGGGCTTCGTGGAGTCGTCGCCCAAGCAGGACGGCCGCAACATGATCATGGTCCTGGGCCCGAACAAGAAGAAGGCCGAGGCGAAGGCCGAGGTGAAGGCCGCCAAGCAGGAGGCCGCCGCCGAGCGCGACGCCGAGAAGGCCGCCGAGCACGCAGAGCGCGTCTCCCACCAGCCGGCGACGCACCGGAAGCCCAAGCGGGCCAACGAGGCGCTCGACCCCGACATGGACGTCTGA
- a CDS encoding TrmH family RNA methyltransferase, giving the protein MTPLTVGNARVKEARKLSRRSVRTERRLFLADGPKAVEGALEVPDRVVEVFATPSAAEQHAALLAGADATLVDDRALASLSDAVNPAGLVAVVRHFDQAVDDMLDANGMLVICADIRDPGNAGTVLRTADAAGAHAVVFAGQSVDPYNPKTVRASVGSLFHVPFAIDSDPEGLIRNAQANGWVVLAADGGGEVDLFEADDLLNQRVAWLFGNEAWGLPAELAELADHRVRIPIHGRAESLNLATAAALCLYASARSLRNQGH; this is encoded by the coding sequence ATGACCCCTCTCACCGTGGGCAACGCCCGCGTGAAGGAGGCCCGGAAATTGAGCCGCCGCTCGGTGCGAACCGAGCGGCGGCTGTTTCTTGCCGACGGCCCGAAGGCCGTCGAGGGTGCCCTGGAGGTGCCGGACCGCGTCGTCGAGGTCTTCGCGACGCCCTCGGCGGCGGAGCAGCACGCCGCACTCCTGGCGGGTGCCGACGCCACCCTGGTCGACGACCGGGCGCTCGCCTCCCTCTCCGACGCCGTCAACCCTGCCGGCTTGGTCGCGGTCGTCCGCCACTTCGATCAGGCCGTCGACGACATGCTCGACGCGAACGGGATGCTGGTCATCTGCGCCGACATCCGTGACCCCGGGAACGCTGGCACGGTCCTCCGAACTGCCGACGCCGCAGGAGCCCACGCGGTGGTGTTCGCGGGTCAATCGGTCGACCCGTACAACCCCAAGACGGTGCGCGCGAGCGTCGGCAGTCTCTTTCATGTGCCGTTTGCGATCGACTCCGATCCGGAGGGGCTGATCCGCAACGCCCAGGCCAACGGCTGGGTCGTGCTCGCTGCGGACGGTGGGGGAGAGGTCGATCTGTTCGAGGCCGACGACCTGCTCAACCAGCGGGTCGCCTGGCTGTTCGGCAACGAGGCGTGGGGGCTGCCGGCCGAGCTCGCTGAGCTGGCCGACCACCGGGTGCGGATCCCGATCCACGGTCGGGCCGAGAGCCTCAACCTCGCGACCGCCGCGGCGCTGTGCCTCTACGCCAGCGCGCGGTCCCTGCGCAACCAAGGCCACTAG
- the rplT gene encoding 50S ribosomal protein L20, whose product MARVKRAVNAAKKRRTTLERASGYRGQRSRLYRKAKEQVTHSLVYSYNDRKKNKGNFRRLWIQRINAAARAEGMTYNRFIQGLNLAGIEVDRKILADLAVNDPAAFSAIVAQAKAALPEDVNAPAQASA is encoded by the coding sequence ATGGCACGCGTCAAGCGCGCAGTGAACGCGGCGAAGAAGCGCCGGACGACCCTCGAGCGCGCCAGCGGCTACCGCGGCCAGCGCTCGCGGCTCTACCGCAAGGCCAAGGAGCAGGTCACCCACTCGCTGGTCTACAGCTACAACGACCGGAAGAAGAACAAGGGCAACTTCCGGCGCCTGTGGATCCAGCGGATCAACGCGGCCGCCCGCGCCGAGGGGATGACCTACAACCGGTTCATCCAGGGCCTCAACCTGGCCGGCATCGAGGTCGACCGCAAGATCCTCGCGGACCTCGCCGTCAACGACCCGGCCGCGTTCTCGGCGATCGTGGCCCAGGCCAAGGCCGCCCTTCCCGAGGACGTCAACGCCCCGGCGCAGGCCTCGGCCTGA